In Melanotaenia boesemani isolate fMelBoe1 chromosome 7, fMelBoe1.pri, whole genome shotgun sequence, a single window of DNA contains:
- the foxo4 gene encoding forkhead box protein O4, with protein sequence MEESSMPPIDPDFEPQSRPRSCTWPLPRPDISVVKQEGTDGTESAAGTPPADEDKPEPQQITSEPEKALASIEGGVVAGVGGASTTPRKGSSRRNAWGNQSYADLISQAIENSPEKRLTLAQIYEWMVKTVPYFRDKGDSNSSAGWKNSIRHNLSLHNKFLRVHNESTGKSSWWMLNPEGGKTGKAPRRRAASMDNSSKLLKSRMRAKQTKKAAGAAGAGGVMQGDGSTGSANADSPNSSQQFPKWGVNSSSPSSRGSLDDNDMWTTFRPRTSSNASTLSGRLSPIAPGQEEDDNLPEDGLLGRYTASSLKPTLTETLMEELDLIDNLTLMTGQQGGASPSTAPPAPPTPLPSASTLLPRGSSFPSFHQLQSSSLPQAPSHTGTPAPVSLCGPNSKEPTAFSNSLFNMSSSSSRGSSHYSTHVPSSLEALLTSDSPPPSDILMTQVESLMPNPGNVGQMGLGPSMVGVRPKPNQLLLGKGLEPNTVAPMALQAQIQPQQHHLHHQQQQHQHHSQMGLGMILSGMSQDPSHVSALKDQHAPVPAVGSHHTGPVATANPGTNLQGMSQLGAPSYFPNCQDRLPTDLDIDMFTENLDCDVDYIINSDLMDGDGLDFNFDPILPGGQGYTGTATTQGSAHNWVPS encoded by the exons ATGGAAGAATCATCGATGCCCCCCATTGACCCAGATTTCGAGCCACAGAGCAGACCCCGTTCTTGCACGTGGCCGCTCCCAAGACCCGATATCTCGGTTGTCAAACAGGAGGGGACGGATGGCACTGAGTCCGCCGCCGGGACCCCGCCCGCTGACGAGGACAAACCCGAACCGCAGCAAATCACGTCTGAGCCCGAGAAAGCGTTGGCGTCTATCGAGGGCGGGGTCGTGGCCGGTGTGGGCGGAGCCAGCACGACGCCCCGCAAAGGATCTTCCCGGCGCAACGCGTGGGGGAACCAGAGCTACGCTGATCTGATAAGCCAGGCCATCGAGAACTCTCCGGAGAAGAGGCTGACCCTGGCTCAGATATACGAGTGGATGGTGAAAACAGTGCCTTATTTCAGAGACAAAGGAGACAGCAACAGCTCAGCAGGCTGGAAG AATTCAATTCGCCACAATTTATCACTCCACAACAAGTTCCTAAGAGTACACAATGAATCGACAGGAAAGAGTTCCTGGTGGATGCTTAATCCAGAAGGAGGGAAGACTGGAAAGGCTCCTCGTCGTCGGGCTGCCTCCATGGACAACAGCAGCAAATTGCTGAAGAGTCGCATGAGGGCCAAGCAGACCAAGAAGGCGGCAGGAGCAGCTGGTGCCGGAGGAGTAATGCAGGGTGATGGCAGCACAGGTTCAGCTAATGCTGACAGCCCTAACTCGTCCCAGCAGTTTCCTAAATGGGGGGTCAACAGCAGCAGCCCCTCGTCCCGTGGCAGTCTGGATGACAATGACATGTGGACCACTTTCCGCCCTCGTACAAGTTCTAACGCCAGCACCCTGAGTGGACGTCTGTCTCCCATCGCTCCTGGGCAGGAGGAGGATGATAACCTGCCTGAGGATGGACTGTTGGGGAGATACACAGCCAGCAGCTTGAAGCCCACCCTCACTGAGACTCTCATGGAGGAGCTGGATCTGATTGACAACCTCACCTTGATGACTGGGCAGCAGGGAGGGGCCAGCCCCAGCACAGCCCCACCAGCACCCCCCACTCCACTGCCTTCAGCCTCTACTCTGCTGCCAcgaggctccagcttcccctccTTTCATCAGCTGCAGTCATCCAGCCTCCCACAGGCCCCCTCTCACACCGGGACCCCAGCCCCTGTCTCTCTTTGTGGACCAAACAGCAAAGAGCCTACAGCCTTCAGCAACTCACTCTTCAACATGTCTAGCTCCAGCTCTCGTGGGAGCAGCCATTACAGCACCCATGTTCCATCCAGCCTGGAGGCACTACTCACCTCTGACTCCCCTCCTCCGAGCGATATTTTGATGACTCAGGTGGAGTCCCTCATGCCCAATCCTGGAAACGTGGGCCAAATGGGCTTGGGCCCATCTATGGTGGGTGTGAGGCCCAAACCCaaccagctgctgctgggtaaagggCTTGAGCCAAACACAGTGGCACCGATGGCGCTGCAGGCTCAGATACAGCCACAGCAGCATCACcttcaccaccagcagcagcaacaccagCATCACTCTCAGATGGGCTTGGGGATGATCCTCTCAGGTATGTCTCAGGACCCATCGCACGTCTCTGCTCTCAAAGACCAGCACGCCCCTGTGCCAGCCGTGGGTTCTCATCACACAGGGCCCGTTGCCACAGCCAATCCTGGCACAAACCTGCAGGGGATGAGTCAGCTCGGAGCTCCGTCTTACTTCCCCAACTGCCAGGACCGGCTGCCCACAGACTTGGACATAGACATGTTCACTGAAAACTTGGATTGTGATGTGGACTACATAATCAACAGTGACCTCATGGATGGAGATGGCCTTGATTTCAACTTTGACCCCATACTGCCTGGAGGTCAAGGCTACACAGGCACAGCCACTACACAAGGCTCCGCTCACAACTGGGTGCCCAGCTAA
- the sesn4 gene encoding sestrin-3: MIICTSKMEYPLRSQCQRVQKQVMMNREKERVSLLFMKALVSRGSVDTVSQQMASHRQYLESFLRTQHYILHMDGPLPLPYRHYIAIMAAAQHHCNYLVYLHSAQFLRVGGDSLWLQGLEAAPPRLRLLDHINKVLAHQPWLTTCSHIQTLLKAGEQCWSLAELVQAVVILAHCHSLCSFVFGCETDSDFVPFSKSPNGTPPTLCLFDAANGNTNVPQSLATPSEHITRRRSLDSSCDMVCLKERIQKSQEECEKREERFLQTQTLQQTDMEDEEEIMCLADPSRFITDPDFCYQEFARRDEDHFQVLRVQDYSWEDHGFSLVNRLYSDIGHLLDDRFRSVTTLPSFHSPDLRRAIWNYIHCVLGIRYDDYDYGEVNQLLERDLKLYIKAVACFPDATKTTEYPLSWTPLKTSERIHINLLIMEARLQAELLYALRAITQYMIA, encoded by the exons ATGATCATCTGTACGAGTAAAATGGAATACCCCTTAAGATCGCAGTGCCAGCGAGTCCAGAAACAG GTGATGATGAATAGAGAGAAGGAACGAGTGTCGCTTCTGTTCATGAAAGCTCTGGTCAGCAGGGGAAGTGTGGACACCGTGTCCCAGCAGATGGCGTCTCACCGTCAGTATCTGGAGAGCTTCCTGCGCACACAGCATTACATCCTGCACATGGATGGCCCCCTGCCGCTGCCCTACCGCCATTATATTGCCATCATG GCTGCAGCGCAACATCACTGCAACTACCTGGTGTACCTGCACTCAGCCCAGTTTCTGAGGGTGGGCGGGGACTCTTTGTGGTTGCAGGGTTTGGAGGCGGCCCCCCCTCGCCTTCGCCTCCTTGATCACATCAACAAGGTGCTGGCGCACCAACCTTGGCTCACCACTTGCTCCCACATTCAG ACGCTGCTAAAGGCAGGTGAGCAGTGCTGGTCGCTGGCTGAACTGGTACAGGCGGTAGTGATCCTGGCTCACTGCCACTCCCTCTGCAGCTTTGTGTTTGGATGCGAAACGGACTCTGACTTTGTCCCTTTCTCCAAATCTCCCAATGGTACCCCGCCGACGCTTTGCCTCTTCGATGCCGCCAATGGCAACACTAATGTGCCCCAGTCGCTTGCAACTCCATCTGAACATATAACACGACGACGG TCTTTGGACTCCAGTTGTGACATGGTGTGTCTAAAGGAGAGGATCCAGAAATCCCAGGAGGAGTGCGAGAAGAGAGAAGAGCGCTTTTTGCAGACGCAGACACTCCAGCAAACAG AcatggaagatgaggaggagataATGTGCTTGGCAGATCCGTCGCGTTTCATCACAGACCCTGACTTTTGCTATCAGGAGTTTGCCCGCAGGGATGAGGACCACTTCCAAGTGTTGAGAGTTCAG GACTATTCATGGGAAGATCATGGCTTCTCCCTGGTCAACAGATTGTACTCTGACATAGGGCACCTCTTGGATGACAGATTCAGGAGTGTTACCACCCTCCCCTCATTCCACAGTCCCGACCTGAGGAGGGCGATCTGGAATTACATCCATTGTGTGTTAGGAATACG CTATGACGACTACGATTATGGAGAAGTGAACCAGTTGCTGGAGCGGGATTTAAAACTGTACATCAAGGCCGTGGCTTGTTTTCCAGATGccacaaaaacaacagagtATCCACTGAGTTGGACTCCGCTAAAAACTTCAGAAAGG ATACACATAAACTTACTAATCATGGAGGCCCGGCTACAGGCGGAGCTGCTTTACGCTCTGAGAGCCATCACTCAGTACATGATTGCCTGA